A window of the Bacteroidales bacterium genome harbors these coding sequences:
- a CDS encoding HAMP domain-containing sensor histidine kinase: protein MSIRRKILLYFSVTIISLLGVTLFFIYTLFYEYREEDFQQKQKQKITSTIKFLTEIKQADKSIIQAMDRISINEFYDEKLLIFDYSKKLIYSSIDDLPILDEDATNILNVLTIAHPWLETKDDLYDVVGVYVKYNNNTYYGINKAYDESGYSKLDFLRYVLIVTFLGISLVIILIAYYLSRIIAKPIVDITNKISNYDFDTLYIPFEIKRTENEIVVLAEQFNNLMKRMKEAVSFQKHAINHISHELKTPIAILVSNFERMEKETDLERLKLQINHQKEDTKGLSEIINLLLELSKTDAGQSIEQIDIRVDELIFDTIDELSLLYPDFEFSLKYLGDTDNERLLTIEGSERLLKAVFMNLMLNSIHYSSNKEGRIHIITDKKQLQIHFINQGPIIMPEEQKFLFQHFFRGKNSQGKSGFGLGLVFVNKIISQHRGSISYHNDNMSLNTFTVIFPLPHN, encoded by the coding sequence ATGAGCATAAGAAGGAAAATATTGCTTTATTTTTCAGTCACCATCATAAGTTTGTTGGGCGTTACCCTGTTTTTTATTTACACGCTTTTTTATGAATATAGGGAAGAGGATTTTCAACAGAAACAGAAGCAAAAAATTACTTCCACCATCAAGTTTTTAACCGAAATAAAACAGGCGGACAAATCCATTATCCAAGCCATGGATCGCATCAGTATCAATGAGTTTTATGACGAAAAGCTGCTGATTTTTGACTATTCCAAAAAATTAATATATTCCAGTATTGACGATTTGCCCATTCTTGATGAAGACGCGACAAACATTTTGAATGTCCTCACTATAGCGCATCCGTGGTTGGAAACGAAAGACGATTTGTATGATGTGGTTGGCGTGTATGTCAAATATAATAACAACACCTATTATGGCATCAATAAAGCTTATGACGAATCTGGTTATTCTAAACTTGATTTTTTACGCTATGTTTTAATAGTTACTTTTTTAGGTATTTCACTCGTCATTATTTTAATCGCATATTATCTTTCTAGAATTATTGCGAAACCTATTGTGGACATTACCAATAAGATTTCCAATTACGATTTTGACACGCTCTATATTCCTTTCGAAATTAAGCGTACTGAAAATGAAATTGTCGTTTTGGCCGAACAGTTCAACAATTTGATGAAGCGGATGAAAGAGGCGGTTTCCTTTCAAAAACATGCCATCAATCATATTTCGCATGAGTTGAAAACGCCGATTGCAATCTTGGTTTCCAATTTTGAACGTATGGAAAAGGAAACGGATTTGGAACGTTTGAAATTACAAATCAATCATCAAAAGGAAGATACCAAAGGCTTAAGCGAAATCATCAATCTATTATTGGAACTTTCAAAAACTGATGCAGGCCAAAGCATTGAACAAATTGATATTCGTGTCGATGAATTGATTTTTGATACCATTGACGAGCTTTCACTGTTGTATCCTGATTTCGAATTTTCACTAAAATATTTGGGCGACACAGACAACGAGCGTTTATTGACCATAGAAGGTTCTGAACGGTTGTTAAAGGCCGTTTTTATGAACCTGATGCTTAATTCAATACACTATAGTTCTAATAAAGAAGGTAGAATCCATATTATTACCGACAAAAAACAACTCCAAATTCATTTTATAAATCAAGGGCCAATCATAATGCCTGAAGAACAAAAATTCCTCTTCCAACATTTCTTCAGAGGCAAGAACAGCCAAGGCAAATCTGGTTTTGGTCTGGGACTCGTTTTTGTCAATAAAATTATCTCACAACATCGCGGTAGCATCTCTTATCATAATGACAATATGAGCCTGAACACTTTTACAGTCATCTTCCCATTACCACATAATTAA
- a CDS encoding response regulator transcription factor: protein MKKILIIEDDPELNRNLKEALTAENMDVETVYDGLLAERILKKSQFDCILLDINLPGKNGYELARDFRAHNTSTPILMISAFSELEDKVEGYEMGADDYITKPFYMRELILKINSLIKRSHNTIDNAQKTNLIIAGDLQINTSLKKVSRQGNDIVLTPREYQILLKLLESKGEIVSKQHLVQEIWGKYFDANTNTIEVYINFLRNKIDRPFGKESIKTKIGYGYYFED, encoded by the coding sequence GTGAAAAAAATACTTATCATAGAAGATGATCCAGAACTGAATAGGAATTTGAAAGAAGCTCTTACGGCAGAAAATATGGATGTAGAAACGGTCTATGACGGACTTCTGGCGGAAAGAATTCTGAAAAAATCTCAATTTGATTGTATTTTGCTTGATATTAACTTACCGGGGAAAAATGGTTATGAATTGGCAAGAGATTTCAGGGCGCACAACACGTCCACACCTATTTTGATGATTTCGGCGTTCTCTGAACTTGAAGATAAGGTGGAAGGTTACGAAATGGGCGCTGACGATTATATTACCAAGCCTTTTTACATGCGTGAGCTAATTTTGAAAATCAATTCATTAATAAAAAGAAGTCATAACACGATTGACAACGCTCAAAAAACCAATCTAATTATTGCCGGCGATTTACAGATAAATACAAGCTTAAAAAAAGTAAGCCGACAAGGCAATGATATTGTTTTGACGCCGAGAGAATATCAAATTCTTTTAAAACTCTTGGAATCTAAAGGTGAAATTGTATCCAAGCAGCATTTGGTACAGGAGATTTGGGGCAAGTATTTTGACGCCAATACCAATACGATCGAGGTGTATATCAATTTTTTGCGCAATAAAATCGATCGCCCTTTTGGTAAAGAATCCATTAAAACTAAAATCGGTTACGGTTATTATTTTGAAGACTGA
- a CDS encoding TonB-dependent receptor → MLRLSSLLPILFLSMCFFCPPRVQAQMAALSGRILLADAQTPAKGAKITLAPGNHKATTNEKGFYKFDQLPAGEYQLTAVLDEYQNLVRQVTLRADEVMKINLELQPKPVLLESVEITASPFGCQPFLTDVVSREKIERMPGRDVGDILRSQPNVSGIRKGGSNIDPVVRGLKFSQLNVQTNTGQKIEGGCPNRMDPAASHIDINDVTRIEILKGPYALRYGPNFGAVLNLITEKARPYEIWQLHARAIKGWESNPGGTKEHVTLQGGNENIFFALSGNRHDYGNYTAGNGELVPSSFFKYSFSGEVGFVPAKHHEVRLAYRNSQGRDVRFPSLPMDERSDNTQLYSATYRYTNSESRVQSIDARLYRSAVNHEMDNKWRPFSDTVVAVSTVDALNQGGRIDVGIRQKNARLHVGLDYENIHKDGERIKWLIQQPNLPVKTEDLWKNAAISNLGFFGEYQRQQAASLDLVLSARLDINHAGSDAMVLRNMMGGEMYRNDNTSSDFVNMSLSGGISYKISSGLTMDFALGRGVRNPDMVERFIILLPVGYDNYDYLGNPQLAPEKNHQAEATFSLTHERSGNFRISGFYSYITSYITGVRMPPAQVMPQTAGVVGVKQFQNIDLAHMYGFEFTWTSPQQCPVNINLSAAYTVGLNPEATHYIVENGQVVTTEIVKNDPLPEIPPFETNLRLDYPLLNNRLTPELHLRWAAAQNRISQAYDEQKTPSFFITNFSVSYQIIEMLSASAGVSNLFDTACYEHLNRRIIGSKAALYEPGRNFYLNIILTL, encoded by the coding sequence ATGCTTCGTCTATCAAGCCTTCTTCCTATACTTTTCTTATCGATGTGTTTTTTCTGCCCTCCGAGAGTGCAGGCACAGATGGCTGCTTTATCGGGGCGGATTTTGCTTGCCGACGCACAAACTCCCGCAAAGGGTGCAAAAATTACACTTGCTCCCGGCAACCACAAAGCCACCACCAATGAAAAAGGTTTTTACAAATTTGACCAGTTGCCTGCCGGCGAATACCAGCTTACGGCTGTGCTGGACGAATATCAAAATCTGGTTCGTCAGGTCACCCTGCGCGCCGATGAGGTGATGAAAATCAATTTGGAATTACAACCAAAGCCGGTGCTCCTCGAAAGTGTCGAAATAACTGCTTCTCCCTTTGGCTGCCAGCCATTTCTTACCGATGTGGTGAGCCGTGAGAAGATAGAACGCATGCCGGGACGCGACGTGGGCGATATTTTGCGCAGCCAGCCCAACGTTAGCGGTATTCGCAAAGGCGGCAGCAATATCGATCCGGTGGTGCGGGGTTTGAAATTCAGCCAGCTCAACGTGCAAACCAATACCGGGCAAAAGATCGAAGGCGGCTGCCCCAACCGGATGGATCCCGCTGCTTCTCATATCGACATCAACGACGTGACCCGCATCGAAATCCTGAAAGGCCCTTATGCGCTGCGCTATGGGCCCAACTTCGGTGCGGTACTCAACCTGATAACCGAAAAAGCCCGCCCTTATGAAATATGGCAGCTGCACGCCCGCGCCATAAAAGGTTGGGAAAGCAACCCGGGCGGAACCAAAGAACATGTAACGCTGCAAGGTGGTAACGAAAACATATTTTTTGCCCTTTCGGGAAATCGCCACGACTATGGCAACTACACGGCAGGAAACGGAGAGCTGGTTCCTTCGTCGTTTTTCAAATACAGCTTTTCCGGTGAGGTGGGCTTTGTTCCCGCAAAGCATCATGAGGTGCGGCTTGCCTATCGAAACTCGCAGGGACGCGATGTGAGGTTTCCTTCGCTACCCATGGACGAACGCAGCGACAACACGCAGCTCTATTCGGCTACCTATCGATACACCAACAGCGAATCGCGCGTGCAAAGTATCGACGCCCGCCTTTACCGCTCCGCAGTAAATCACGAAATGGACAACAAATGGCGCCCTTTTTCCGATACTGTGGTGGCCGTTTCCACGGTAGATGCCCTGAACCAGGGTGGCCGCATAGATGTTGGTATCCGACAGAAAAACGCCAGACTTCACGTGGGATTGGATTATGAAAACATCCACAAAGATGGTGAGCGAATCAAATGGTTGATACAACAGCCCAACCTGCCGGTGAAAACCGAAGATTTATGGAAAAATGCTGCCATCAGCAATTTGGGGTTCTTCGGAGAATATCAGCGTCAGCAGGCAGCTTCTTTAGATTTGGTACTTTCGGCGCGGCTGGATATAAACCATGCCGGCAGCGATGCGATGGTGCTTCGCAACATGATGGGCGGCGAGATGTACCGCAACGACAACACCAGCTCCGACTTTGTGAATATGAGCCTGAGTGGCGGCATATCTTACAAAATCAGCAGCGGGCTGACTATGGATTTTGCGCTGGGACGCGGCGTGCGCAATCCCGACATGGTGGAACGATTTATCATCCTGCTGCCGGTGGGCTACGACAACTACGACTATCTCGGCAATCCGCAATTGGCCCCAGAAAAAAACCATCAGGCGGAAGCGACATTTTCATTGACACACGAACGATCAGGTAACTTCAGAATCAGTGGCTTTTATTCTTACATCACCAGCTACATCACAGGTGTAAGGATGCCGCCGGCGCAGGTGATGCCACAAACAGCAGGCGTAGTTGGCGTAAAGCAATTCCAAAACATCGACCTGGCGCACATGTACGGATTTGAATTTACATGGACTTCGCCGCAGCAATGCCCGGTTAACATCAATCTCTCGGCGGCATACACGGTAGGTTTAAATCCTGAAGCAACACACTATATTGTGGAAAATGGACAGGTGGTTACCACCGAAATCGTAAAAAATGATCCGTTGCCGGAGATACCGCCTTTTGAAACAAACCTGCGCCTGGACTATCCGTTGCTCAACAACCGGCTCACACCAGAACTTCACCTTAGATGGGCTGCTGCACAAAACCGGATTTCGCAGGCCTATGACGAACAAAAAACTCCGTCGTTTTTTATTACCAACTTCAGCGTAAGCTATCAAATAATCGAAATGCTTTCGGCATCAGCCGGAGTGAGCAATTTATTTGATACCGCCTGTTACGAGCATCTCAACCGCCGCATCATCGGCTCGAAGGCAGCGCTTTATGAGCCTGGCCGCAATTTTTATCTTAATATCATCCTGACCTTGTAA
- a CDS encoding MbnP family protein: MKIWNQTTFFIILLMTAGILSFSACDNGHDPQPDYPSARLMLSFEHLNNGEPLQYDTMRYVNAAGNHYLVNEIQYFVSDITLHYSDGSRQALDGWQAIHYVDTDLPETHFFNPPDILKPGHVDKITFTFGISEEKNQSLMFVNPPERDMFWPEYMGGGYHYLKLNGKWLATDGVVKPFNFHLGIGQEYGGGGSNPDSIVGFIQNYFEITLPASSFDAEQGKAVKGEIQMNIENWFQHPHTYDHDVWGGDIMQQQAAMQLGCENGKADVFTFSLKQD, from the coding sequence ATGAAGATTTGGAATCAAACAACCTTTTTTATCATCCTGCTGATGACGGCAGGGATCTTGAGTTTTTCAGCTTGCGATAACGGGCACGACCCACAGCCTGATTATCCGTCGGCACGTCTCATGCTCAGCTTTGAACATCTTAATAATGGCGAACCATTACAGTACGACACCATGCGTTACGTGAACGCTGCCGGCAACCATTATCTGGTAAATGAGATTCAATACTTTGTGTCGGATATTACACTGCATTACAGCGATGGCAGCCGGCAAGCACTCGATGGCTGGCAGGCCATTCATTATGTAGATACGGATTTGCCGGAAACACATTTTTTTAATCCCCCTGACATTCTCAAGCCGGGGCATGTGGATAAAATCACTTTTACGTTTGGAATCAGTGAAGAGAAAAACCAATCGCTGATGTTTGTCAATCCGCCGGAGCGCGACATGTTCTGGCCCGAATATATGGGCGGCGGCTATCATTACCTGAAACTCAACGGCAAATGGCTGGCTACGGATGGCGTGGTGAAACCTTTTAATTTTCATCTGGGCATCGGACAGGAATATGGCGGCGGAGGCAGCAACCCCGATTCGATCGTCGGTTTTATTCAGAATTATTTTGAGATTACCCTGCCAGCTTCTTCTTTCGATGCAGAACAAGGAAAGGCTGTTAAGGGCGAGATACAAATGAATATCGAAAACTGGTTTCAGCATCCGCATACCTACGACCACGATGTGTGGGGCGGCGACATCATGCAACAGCAGGCTGCCATGCAACTGGGGTGCGAAAACGGGAAGGCAGATGTTTTCACGTTTAGCTTAAAACAGGATTAG
- the amrB gene encoding AmmeMemoRadiSam system protein B: MLKKMFSGKPSPKTSDARFEHRQPCVAGQFYPADAESLREALQHYFALAKSRENKNLRAIIAPHAGYMFSGQTAAHAFNQIDPKRKYQRVFLIGSSHRVKHEGASIYNRGHYITPLGTVKVDLDLANQLTRDNKTFTFHADAHLTEHSLEVQLPFLQYHLQKEFCIVPIIITTQSHRDIEKIAEALKPYFTTENLFVISSDFSHYPAYADAVANDRRTAEAIAQNSPEAFLETIAQNNAPPIANLATSICGWSSVLTLLHLTCHHENIRVNLLDYTNSGDAPRGDKSGVVGYWAISFDEKKEEPRKFLLTADEKKQLLQIAHDAVEDVVLGKKHLGYDLNNLPDKLTVPMGAFVSLHRKGNLRGCIGRLEAEMPLWETVHKMAVSAATRDYRFERLSADELPDLQIEISVLTPMHRIDDIDEIIPGKHGIFIRKGKMTGTFLPQVAENTGWNTLQLLEHCAADKARIGSDGWKDAEIYVYEALVIEEKNVAR; the protein is encoded by the coding sequence ATGCTAAAAAAAATGTTTTCAGGAAAGCCATCACCCAAAACATCTGATGCCCGATTTGAACACCGCCAGCCCTGCGTTGCCGGCCAGTTTTATCCGGCTGATGCCGAAAGTTTGCGCGAGGCCCTGCAACATTATTTTGCGCTGGCAAAATCCCGGGAAAACAAAAATTTACGCGCCATCATCGCACCGCATGCCGGCTATATGTTTTCGGGGCAAACGGCTGCCCATGCCTTCAACCAGATCGATCCCAAGCGAAAGTATCAGCGCGTTTTTCTCATTGGCAGCAGCCACCGCGTGAAACACGAAGGGGCTTCCATCTACAACCGTGGCCACTACATCACACCACTGGGGACTGTAAAAGTTGACCTTGACCTGGCCAATCAGCTTACCCGCGATAACAAAACTTTCACTTTTCATGCCGACGCTCATCTCACCGAACACAGCCTGGAAGTGCAATTGCCATTTCTGCAATATCATCTGCAAAAGGAATTCTGTATCGTTCCCATAATAATTACTACCCAATCGCATCGGGACATTGAAAAGATTGCTGAGGCATTGAAACCCTATTTCACCACCGAAAATTTATTTGTCATCAGTAGCGACTTTTCGCATTATCCGGCTTATGCCGATGCCGTGGCCAACGACCGCCGCACAGCTGAAGCCATCGCCCAAAATTCGCCTGAAGCATTTCTTGAAACAATCGCGCAAAACAACGCCCCTCCTATCGCCAACCTTGCAACGAGCATTTGTGGATGGTCGTCGGTTCTGACGCTGCTGCATCTTACCTGCCATCACGAAAACATACGGGTAAACCTTTTGGATTATACCAATTCGGGCGACGCACCCCGCGGCGACAAGAGCGGCGTGGTTGGTTACTGGGCTATCTCTTTTGATGAAAAGAAAGAGGAACCACGAAAATTTCTGCTGACTGCCGATGAAAAAAAACAACTCCTCCAGATAGCGCATGATGCAGTCGAAGATGTAGTTCTCGGTAAAAAGCACCTGGGTTATGATTTGAACAACCTTCCTGATAAACTAACGGTGCCTATGGGCGCTTTTGTAAGCCTGCACCGTAAAGGAAATCTGCGCGGCTGCATCGGCAGACTTGAAGCAGAGATGCCGCTCTGGGAAACCGTGCATAAAATGGCCGTTTCGGCGGCCACCCGCGATTATCGTTTTGAAAGGTTATCTGCTGATGAGCTTCCAGACCTGCAGATCGAAATATCTGTGCTCACACCCATGCACCGCATCGATGATATCGATGAAATCATTCCGGGAAAGCATGGCATTTTTATCCGCAAAGGAAAAATGACGGGAACCTTTCTTCCGCAAGTTGCCGAAAATACGGGATGGAATACCCTGCAGCTTCTGGAACATTGCGCTGCCGACAAAGCACGCATTGGAAGCGATGGCTGGAAAGACGCCGAGATTTATGTTTATGAAGCGCTGGTGATTGAAGAGAAGAATGTTGCCAGGTAA
- a CDS encoding DUF4296 domain-containing protein, whose amino-acid sequence MKKSENIKYRCRMVLLVMLIAITALAAGCSPAGEKKSVRVPDHIISPDSMVSLIADLQITEATLREYKRLGQEDDVRSRAFMAEVFAKHNVTPQQYDSSTAWYEQHLDLYQQIYADVVTLLSQMQAEAGNSGK is encoded by the coding sequence ATGAAAAAATCAGAAAATATCAAATACCGCTGTCGGATGGTTTTGTTGGTGATGCTTATCGCTATAACAGCACTTGCAGCCGGATGCAGCCCTGCCGGCGAAAAAAAGTCGGTACGTGTTCCTGATCATATCATTTCTCCCGATTCGATGGTAAGTCTCATTGCCGACCTGCAGATTACCGAGGCTACGCTGCGGGAATACAAAAGGCTGGGGCAGGAAGACGACGTCCGCAGCCGGGCTTTTATGGCCGAAGTTTTTGCAAAACATAATGTCACTCCCCAACAATACGATTCGAGTACTGCCTGGTATGAGCAACATCTCGACCTTTATCAGCAAATTTATGCCGACGTGGTGACGCTTCTTTCACAGATGCAGGCCGAAGCGGGAAATAGCGGGAAATAG
- the recQ gene encoding DNA helicase RecQ, with product MFNFEPTLTEAKNLPLNKVLKRIFGFDSFKGNQEPVIQNLLQGKDTFVIMPTGGGKSMCYQLPAIIQPGTAIIVSPLIALMKNQVDALRNFGSKPGIAHFMNSSLTRGEIAQVKEDLTNGLTKLLYVAPESLTKEENVEFLRGITISFYAIDEAHCISEWGHDFRPEYRRLRPIIDAIGQDVPVIALTATATPKVQHDILKNLDILDATVYKSSFDRPNLYYEVRPKTTDVIKDIIRYIKNNSGKSGIVYCLSRKKVEELAETLQVNGIKALPYHAGLDAATRRNNQDRFLMEEDDVIVATIAFGMGIDKPDVRFVIHHDMPKSLEGYYQETGRAGRDDGEGNCITFYSYDDIQKLEKFMKGKPVAEQEIAQQLLLETVSYAESSICRHVQLLHYFGEDLKQENCGACDNCLHPKEKFDGSEYIEIVLDAILEVKQLFKAKHIVNILVGKNTATLKSYKHHKIESFGRGADQDDKFWNAIIRQALVANLVKKDIDNYGLLKVTKQGYDYLDAPYTLMLARDHDYDSPEDEDDMITGAHKTTSADQALYSMLKDLRKQISRKEKLPPFVIFQDPSLEDMSIQYPITIDELTQITGVGVGKAQKYGAPFLDLISNYVEENEIMRPNDLVVKSVVNKSGMKVYIIKSIDRKLSLDDIAHTKNLTLDEMITEIESIVASGTKLDINYYIQEAVDQYHQEEITDYWREAESDSIQKALDELGEEEYNETEVRLMRIKFLSEVGN from the coding sequence ATGTTTAACTTCGAACCGACACTTACCGAAGCCAAAAACTTGCCGCTGAACAAAGTGCTTAAACGCATTTTTGGTTTCGACAGTTTTAAAGGCAACCAGGAACCAGTCATACAAAATTTACTTCAAGGCAAAGATACCTTTGTCATCATGCCCACCGGCGGGGGAAAATCTATGTGTTATCAGTTGCCCGCTATTATCCAACCAGGCACAGCCATCATCGTTTCCCCACTTATTGCGTTGATGAAAAACCAGGTGGATGCCCTTCGCAACTTTGGCTCCAAACCCGGGATTGCCCATTTTATGAATAGCTCGCTCACCCGCGGCGAAATAGCGCAGGTGAAGGAAGATCTTACCAACGGCCTCACCAAGCTGCTTTATGTAGCTCCCGAATCGCTTACCAAAGAAGAAAATGTGGAGTTTCTCAGAGGCATCACCATTTCCTTTTACGCCATCGACGAGGCGCACTGTATCTCGGAGTGGGGGCACGATTTCCGCCCGGAATACCGGAGGCTGCGTCCTATCATCGACGCCATTGGCCAGGATGTGCCTGTGATAGCGCTTACCGCTACGGCTACACCTAAAGTTCAGCACGACATTTTGAAAAACCTCGATATCCTCGACGCCACCGTTTACAAATCATCATTCGACCGGCCAAACCTATACTATGAGGTACGTCCCAAAACTACCGACGTCATCAAGGATATCATCAGATACATCAAAAACAATTCAGGGAAATCGGGGATTGTGTATTGCCTGAGCCGCAAAAAGGTTGAAGAACTCGCCGAAACACTACAGGTAAACGGCATCAAAGCTTTGCCTTATCATGCAGGGCTCGACGCAGCCACCCGGCGCAACAATCAGGATAGGTTTCTGATGGAAGAGGACGATGTAATTGTTGCTACCATTGCTTTTGGCATGGGAATAGACAAGCCTGACGTTCGTTTTGTGATTCATCACGATATGCCTAAAAGCCTCGAAGGCTACTACCAGGAGACTGGTCGTGCCGGCCGCGACGATGGTGAGGGAAACTGTATTACCTTTTACAGCTATGACGACATTCAGAAGCTAGAGAAGTTTATGAAGGGCAAGCCGGTGGCTGAGCAGGAGATCGCGCAGCAGCTGCTGCTGGAAACTGTTTCGTATGCCGAATCGTCGATTTGCCGCCACGTGCAGTTGCTTCATTACTTTGGTGAAGACCTGAAACAGGAAAACTGCGGAGCCTGCGATAACTGTTTGCATCCCAAAGAAAAGTTTGATGGCAGCGAATACATCGAAATCGTTTTGGATGCCATCCTCGAGGTTAAGCAACTCTTCAAAGCCAAGCACATTGTCAATATTTTGGTAGGAAAAAATACTGCTACGCTCAAATCGTACAAACATCACAAAATTGAAAGCTTCGGGCGGGGCGCCGATCAGGACGACAAATTCTGGAATGCCATTATCCGGCAGGCGCTTGTCGCAAACCTTGTCAAAAAAGATATCGACAATTATGGTCTGCTCAAGGTGACCAAGCAGGGCTATGATTATCTGGATGCCCCATATACCTTGATGCTGGCCCGTGACCACGACTACGACAGCCCCGAGGATGAGGACGACATGATTACCGGCGCTCACAAAACAACCAGCGCCGATCAAGCGCTCTACAGCATGCTTAAGGATTTGCGTAAGCAAATCTCACGAAAAGAAAAATTGCCGCCTTTTGTCATCTTCCAGGACCCATCGCTCGAAGATATGTCGATACAATACCCCATTACCATTGATGAGCTTACGCAGATTACTGGCGTAGGTGTGGGAAAAGCACAGAAGTACGGCGCTCCTTTCCTCGACCTCATCAGTAACTACGTGGAGGAAAATGAAATAATGAGACCCAACGACCTGGTGGTGAAGTCGGTGGTAAATAAATCAGGCATGAAAGTTTACATCATCAAAAGCATCGATCGCAAGCTCTCACTCGATGATATTGCGCACACCAAAAACCTGACCCTCGATGAAATGATTACGGAGATTGAAAGCATCGTGGCCTCGGGTACCAAGCTCGATATCAATTATTACATACAGGAGGCGGTGGATCAATACCATCAGGAAGAGATCACTGACTATTGGCGTGAAGCCGAATCGGATTCGATACAGAAAGCCCTCGACGAGCTGGGTGAGGAAGAATACAATGAGACGGAGGTCCGGCTGATGCGTATCAAATTTTTGTCGGAGGTGGGCAACTAA
- a CDS encoding KpsF/GutQ family sugar-phosphate isomerase, with amino-acid sequence MMKLTRAQIQELARNTLQTEADAILQLKEYVDDDFYKCITLIYHCKGRVVITGIGKSAIIGHKIVATLNSTGTPAIFIHAADAVHGDLGAIRKEDVIVCISNSGNTPEIKVLIPYLKLSGNKLIAMTGHRDSYLGKQADLIINTAVAHEACPNNLAPTSSTTAQLAMGDALAVCLLEYRGFTIRDFAMVHPGGALGKKLFLRVADLYINNEKPLVQHDTSVQDAIIEISSKRLGATVVMQLGKLAGIITDGDLRRMIQQGKSADNLTAEDIMSRNPKTIEAEILVAHALEIMRNNNITQLIVTEQGEYVGIIHLHDILKEGIL; translated from the coding sequence ATGATGAAACTCACTCGCGCACAAATACAGGAACTCGCCCGAAACACCCTACAGACAGAGGCTGATGCTATTTTGCAACTCAAAGAATATGTGGATGATGATTTCTACAAGTGTATCACTCTTATTTATCATTGTAAGGGCCGGGTGGTCATAACCGGCATTGGCAAGAGCGCCATCATCGGCCATAAGATTGTTGCCACACTAAATTCTACCGGCACTCCTGCTATTTTTATCCATGCTGCCGATGCCGTTCATGGCGATCTGGGAGCCATCCGAAAGGAAGATGTAATAGTATGCATCTCCAACAGCGGAAACACGCCCGAAATAAAAGTGCTCATTCCGTACCTAAAACTCTCGGGGAACAAGCTTATTGCAATGACAGGCCATCGCGACTCTTATCTTGGTAAGCAGGCCGATCTTATCATCAACACAGCAGTAGCACATGAAGCCTGCCCAAACAATCTGGCGCCCACCTCCAGCACTACTGCACAACTTGCTATGGGCGATGCTTTGGCGGTATGCCTTCTCGAATACCGCGGCTTCACCATCCGCGACTTTGCCATGGTGCATCCGGGAGGAGCGCTCGGGAAAAAACTTTTCCTACGGGTAGCCGATTTGTATATTAACAACGAAAAACCTCTTGTACAGCACGACACCTCTGTGCAGGACGCCATTATCGAAATCTCTTCGAAACGCCTGGGGGCTACCGTCGTAATGCAACTGGGAAAGCTGGCGGGCATCATCACCGATGGCGACCTGCGTCGAATGATACAGCAAGGTAAATCCGCTGACAATCTCACGGCAGAAGACATCATGTCGCGCAACCCCAAAACCATTGAAGCCGAAATCCTCGTCGCTCATGCCCTCGAAATCATGCGCAACAACAACATCACACAGCTCATCGTCACTGAGCAGGGCGAATACGTGGGCATCATTCATCTTCACGACATCCTCAAGGAAGGGATTTTATAA